The following coding sequences lie in one Vibrio sp. BS-M-Sm-2 genomic window:
- the rpsO gene encoding 30S ribosomal protein S15 has product MSLNAETKAAIVAEYAQSEGDTGSPEVQVALLTASINHLQGHFKAHKHDHHSRRGLLRMVSSRRKLLDYLKGKNLARYQDLIKRLGLRR; this is encoded by the coding sequence ATGTCTCTGAATGCAGAAACTAAAGCAGCAATCGTTGCAGAATACGCACAATCTGAAGGCGACACAGGTTCACCAGAAGTACAAGTAGCACTACTTACTGCTTCTATCAACCACCTACAAGGTCACTTCAAAGCGCACAAACACGATCACCACAGCCGTCGTGGTCTACTACGTATGGTTTCTAGCCGTCGTAAGCTTCTTGATTACTTGAAAGGCAAAAACCTTGCTCGTTACCAAGACCTAATCAAGCGTCTAGGCCTACGTCGCTAA